One stretch of Desulfovibrio sp. UCD-KL4C DNA includes these proteins:
- a CDS encoding NUDIX hydrolase → MIGSKPCPHCGNDIVIYRNPVPTVDIVIYDPCQGVVLIKRNNPPLGWALPGGFVDYGETLEHAAVREAKEETNLDVVLTGLVGVYSVPCRDDRQHSISITYSAVACDSQIIKAGDDAGTACFFQLDDLPDLVFDHRDILHDFSSKILSLQTSASVGA, encoded by the coding sequence ATGATTGGATCTAAACCATGTCCCCATTGCGGCAATGATATTGTCATTTATCGCAATCCAGTTCCCACTGTAGATATTGTCATTTATGACCCATGTCAGGGGGTTGTATTGATTAAGAGAAATAACCCTCCGCTTGGTTGGGCTTTACCCGGAGGGTTTGTTGATTATGGAGAAACTCTTGAACATGCAGCTGTACGCGAAGCAAAAGAAGAGACTAATCTTGATGTTGTGCTGACCGGACTTGTCGGAGTTTATTCAGTGCCGTGCCGTGATGATAGACAGCATTCAATTAGTATCACTTATAGCGCTGTCGCATGTGATTCACAAATTATTAAAGCCGGTGATGATGCTGGAACCGCATGTTTTTTTCAGTTGGACGATCTTCCGGATTTAGTCTTTGACCATAGAGATATTTTGCATGATTTTTCGTCTAAAATTCTTTCGTTACAAACTTCGGCCTCGGTAGGGGCTTAG
- the glgA gene encoding glycogen synthase GlgA codes for MHDVLYVTSEMYPFSKTGGLGDVMGALPPCVHDKGVNSAVITPFYGRMNLDGHKLRLVYSDLHVGYPWPSTTAEIYQTDYDGMPVYFVARGEYFDRRYYYNTHNGDYFDNCERFIFFCKAVLKWARLLPSPPAVIHSHDWQSALVPPYLYFERAKDSFWKNTKSVATIHNLAFQGRFSERLFHESGLPTEAWSMHGAEFYGDFNMLKAGIAYSDAVTAVSPTYAEEILGPEFGCGLEGFLRSNKSKIEGILNGADYNVWDPSEDKFLPCRYTAEDITGKQKCKLSMLREFNISDQFADNPVFGFIGRLRDQKGVDLLIDIIPKLMKRDIGLIVLGEGNLAYEAQLLELMEEYAGKMSVRVGYTEDLAHSIQAGSDIFLMPSRYEPCGLTQIYALRFGTPPVATAVGGLCDTITPFPDKSATGFTFAKPDPDLFFEAIELAIAAWYDRKEWKEMVKRAMLKEFTWDCSADEYIKLYRKLGARI; via the coding sequence GTGCATGACGTTTTATACGTAACTTCGGAAATGTATCCTTTTTCTAAGACAGGTGGGCTGGGTGACGTTATGGGAGCCTTGCCTCCTTGCGTTCATGATAAAGGAGTTAACTCCGCAGTGATTACTCCGTTTTATGGACGGATGAATCTGGACGGACATAAACTGAGACTAGTGTATTCTGACCTGCATGTTGGATACCCTTGGCCGTCTACCACTGCTGAAATATATCAGACAGACTACGACGGGATGCCTGTTTATTTTGTAGCAAGGGGTGAATATTTTGACCGGCGCTACTACTACAATACCCATAACGGAGATTATTTTGATAACTGTGAAAGATTTATTTTCTTTTGCAAAGCTGTTTTAAAGTGGGCAAGACTGCTTCCCAGTCCTCCGGCTGTAATCCATTCACATGATTGGCAGTCTGCTCTTGTTCCTCCTTATTTATATTTTGAACGCGCCAAAGATTCTTTCTGGAAAAATACGAAATCAGTTGCAACGATTCATAATCTTGCCTTTCAGGGACGATTTTCTGAAAGACTTTTTCATGAATCAGGACTGCCGACTGAAGCATGGTCCATGCACGGGGCTGAATTTTATGGTGACTTTAATATGTTGAAAGCAGGCATTGCCTACAGCGACGCTGTCACTGCCGTTAGTCCTACTTATGCAGAAGAAATTTTAGGGCCTGAATTCGGGTGTGGTCTGGAAGGATTTTTGAGAAGTAATAAAAGCAAAATCGAAGGTATTTTAAATGGCGCAGATTACAATGTTTGGGATCCTTCCGAAGATAAATTTTTACCATGCAGGTACACGGCTGAAGATATTACCGGTAAGCAGAAATGTAAGCTGAGTATGTTGCGTGAGTTCAACATATCAGATCAATTTGCAGACAACCCTGTTTTTGGATTCATAGGCCGCCTCAGAGATCAGAAGGGTGTTGACCTGCTGATTGACATTATTCCGAAGCTTATGAAAAGAGACATCGGTCTTATAGTGCTTGGTGAAGGAAATCTTGCCTACGAAGCTCAGCTTCTCGAACTGATGGAAGAGTATGCTGGAAAAATGAGTGTTCGGGTCGGATACACTGAAGATTTAGCACATTCAATTCAGGCAGGGTCGGATATCTTTTTAATGCCGTCCAGATATGAGCCATGCGGTTTGACGCAGATTTATGCCTTGAGGTTTGGAACTCCTCCTGTTGCAACAGCTGTAGGCGGGTTATGTGATACTATCACTCCTTTCCCCGATAAATCTGCTACTGGATTTACTTTTGCAAAGCCGGACCCTGATTTGTTTTTCGAAGCAATCGAGCTTGCTATTGCTGCTTGGTACGATAGAAAAGAATGGAAGGAAATGGTTAAACGGGCAATGCTGAAAGAGTTCACATGGGACTGTTCAGCTGATGAATATATTAAATTGTATCGCAAACTTGGTGCGAGAATTTAG
- the glgB gene encoding 1,4-alpha-glucan branching protein GlgB: MPETLPVYIAPFDLFMFGKGEHWDLYRILGAHFDVQDKREGYRFAVWAPNARNIYVAGDFNSWDSRANPLYPVGVSGIWAGFVPDVVPGQMYKFQVIQSDGREVTKTDPFAFRSEMRPGHAAVTWGLENHEWEDEVWMADRRSGGLPLNKPMSCYEVHLGSWRRNNWDYRTYRQLTEELIPYAKDMGFTHIELMPIAEHPLDESWGYQTSHYFSPTSRHGTPDDLRYFIDKCHQEGLGVILDWVPGHFPKDEWGLGRFDGTALYEHADPRKGEHPDWGTYIFNFGRHEVCNFLLTNALYWLKEFHIDGLRIDAVASMLYLDYSREEGEWVANDHGGNENVEAIEMFKQLNTVVHDQFPGAVMVAEESTSWPGVSRPVYTGGLGFSFKWNMGWMNDTLSYVSKSPIHRAYHHNSLTFSMIYAFSENFVLPISHDEVVHGKGSLLSKMPGDTWQQMANLRLLFSYQWAHPGKKLLFMGCEFGQWNEWDCRKELDWVLLGFPAHQGLRNTVTDLNRTLRENPAMYKQDNDWSGFEWVDFSDYKSSTISFLRKSDGDKSILWVFNFTPVVRTGYCLGCPQGGTWKEIFNSDAEIYGGSNVGNVGEVIAKKAGDIGSFPYYLDLTLPPLAAIALRPE, translated from the coding sequence ATGCCTGAAACTTTACCTGTCTACATAGCCCCTTTTGATTTGTTTATGTTTGGGAAAGGTGAGCACTGGGATCTTTATCGTATTCTCGGCGCACATTTTGATGTGCAGGATAAAAGGGAAGGATATCGGTTTGCCGTGTGGGCTCCAAATGCACGCAATATTTATGTTGCCGGAGATTTCAACAGTTGGGACAGCAGGGCCAATCCGCTGTATCCTGTAGGTGTGTCCGGCATCTGGGCAGGATTTGTTCCTGACGTTGTTCCCGGGCAGATGTATAAATTTCAGGTAATTCAAAGCGATGGTCGTGAAGTAACCAAAACAGATCCTTTCGCATTCAGGTCAGAAATGAGGCCAGGTCATGCCGCTGTTACTTGGGGGCTTGAGAATCATGAATGGGAAGATGAAGTATGGATGGCAGATCGTAGAAGTGGCGGCCTGCCTCTTAATAAGCCGATGTCCTGCTATGAAGTGCATTTAGGCTCATGGCGCAGGAATAACTGGGACTATCGTACTTATCGTCAACTGACTGAAGAACTTATCCCTTATGCAAAAGATATGGGGTTTACCCATATTGAACTTATGCCTATTGCTGAACATCCTTTGGACGAATCGTGGGGATATCAGACCAGTCATTATTTTTCGCCGACATCGCGTCACGGCACGCCAGATGATCTAAGATATTTTATTGATAAATGTCATCAGGAAGGACTTGGAGTTATTCTGGACTGGGTTCCCGGTCATTTCCCAAAAGATGAGTGGGGACTTGGGCGTTTTGACGGAACTGCACTTTATGAGCATGCAGATCCTCGTAAAGGTGAGCATCCTGATTGGGGTACATATATTTTTAATTTCGGCCGCCATGAGGTTTGTAACTTTCTGCTGACCAATGCTCTTTACTGGCTTAAAGAATTTCACATTGACGGGCTTCGCATTGATGCTGTGGCTTCTATGCTTTATCTTGATTATTCAAGAGAAGAGGGCGAATGGGTTGCCAATGATCATGGCGGTAATGAGAATGTAGAAGCCATTGAAATGTTTAAACAGCTCAATACAGTTGTTCATGATCAGTTTCCCGGCGCAGTTATGGTTGCTGAAGAATCTACTTCATGGCCGGGAGTTTCACGCCCTGTTTATACCGGAGGGCTTGGATTTTCCTTCAAGTGGAATATGGGGTGGATGAATGACACGCTTAGCTATGTAAGCAAAAGTCCGATTCATCGCGCATATCATCACAACAGTTTAACTTTTTCTATGATTTACGCTTTCAGCGAAAATTTTGTTCTTCCTATTTCGCACGATGAAGTAGTGCACGGAAAAGGGTCACTCTTATCAAAAATGCCCGGTGATACTTGGCAGCAGATGGCTAATTTACGTCTTCTTTTCAGTTATCAGTGGGCACATCCTGGCAAGAAATTATTATTTATGGGGTGCGAATTCGGACAGTGGAATGAGTGGGATTGCCGCAAAGAATTAGACTGGGTATTGCTCGGCTTTCCTGCACATCAGGGATTGCGCAATACTGTCACTGACTTAAACAGAACACTGCGCGAAAATCCAGCCATGTACAAACAGGACAATGATTGGTCCGGTTTTGAGTGGGTAGATTTCAGCGATTACAAATCTTCGACCATAAGTTTTTTACGCAAGAGTGATGGCGACAAGTCCATTCTCTGGGTTTTCAACTTCACTCCGGTAGTGCGGACAGGTTATTGTTTGGGATGCCCGCAAGGGGGTACGTGGAAGGAAATATTTAATTCAGATGCAGAGATATACGGCGGATCAAATGTAGGTAATGTTGGTGAAGTAATTGCCAAGAAAGCCGGAGATATTGGGTCCTTTCCATATTATCTGGACCTTACCTTGCCTCCGCTTGCTGCTATAGCTTTGCGGCCTGAGTAA
- the pdxA gene encoding 4-hydroxythreonine-4-phosphate dehydrogenase PdxA, which produces MKKNICITLGDPNGLGPELVCRLLSGRKPDRTFLMIGPVNSLEYHLERLGLDRFFEEISDPKQIIGAKAGYYLYCPEKLKDFKLNIGVAEPEGGRGAGEALETAVQLLNDKILFGLVTCPLNKAMLQLAGFDFPGHTEFLAERSGVGRDNVCMHLGGPKLKVSLVSTHPEFKDIPNFVTKERILRCLDLTDQLVKSLGLEQPIAVCGLNPHAGESGRIGHEEIDIIEPAIKEANAKGLNVEGPFPGDTIFYFAAQGEYSAVLAMYHDQGLAPLKLLHFSEAVNITLGLPFPRTSPDHGTGYDITGTGKASLESFKAALETAEKMVDA; this is translated from the coding sequence ATGAAAAAAAATATATGTATAACTCTTGGTGATCCTAATGGGCTGGGACCTGAACTTGTGTGTAGGTTATTATCAGGTCGTAAGCCAGATCGTACTTTTTTAATGATAGGTCCAGTAAACAGTTTGGAATATCATTTGGAACGGCTTGGACTTGATCGTTTTTTTGAAGAGATTAGTGATCCCAAGCAAATTATTGGAGCGAAGGCGGGATATTATCTTTATTGTCCTGAGAAATTAAAAGATTTTAAGTTGAATATCGGTGTTGCGGAACCTGAAGGAGGGCGTGGTGCCGGAGAAGCCCTTGAAACAGCTGTTCAGTTGTTAAATGATAAAATTCTGTTCGGGCTTGTGACTTGTCCACTAAACAAAGCTATGCTGCAACTGGCCGGCTTTGATTTTCCGGGACATACTGAATTTCTGGCAGAAAGGTCTGGAGTAGGGCGTGATAATGTGTGTATGCATCTTGGCGGACCAAAGCTTAAAGTTAGCCTTGTCAGCACTCATCCTGAGTTTAAAGATATTCCGAATTTTGTGACCAAAGAAAGAATTTTGCGTTGTCTTGATCTGACTGATCAACTCGTGAAATCACTTGGTCTAGAGCAGCCTATTGCTGTATGCGGTCTTAATCCTCACGCAGGTGAGTCTGGAAGAATCGGGCATGAAGAAATTGATATTATTGAACCTGCGATTAAAGAAGCTAATGCGAAAGGCTTGAATGTTGAAGGTCCGTTCCCCGGTGATACTATTTTTTATTTTGCAGCGCAGGGCGAATATAGCGCAGTCCTTGCTATGTATCATGACCAAGGGTTGGCTCCACTTAAACTTTTGCATTTCAGTGAAGCTGTAAATATTACGCTTGGATTGCCGTTTCCGAGAACTTCACCCGATCACGGTACCGGCTATGACATAACCGGCACAGGAAAAGCTTCATTAGAAAGCTTTAAAGCAGCACTTGAAACAGCCGAAAAAATGGTGGATGCGTAA
- a CDS encoding D-glycero-alpha-D-manno-heptose-1,7-bisphosphate 7-phosphatase, whose amino-acid sequence MGDYILLDRDGTIIADKHYLSDPAGVEILPNAEQGLKQMQDAGFGLIVVTNQSGIGRGYYSTHDMEAVNSRMEELLAPIGIKLSAIYHCPHTPEQNCNCRKPAPEMFDKAIKEFKLDPKNCYVIGDKLCDIELGLAKGSSTILVRTGKGAKEEPKCKDKATYIADDLLAAAEFIISR is encoded by the coding sequence TATCTAAGCGACCCTGCCGGAGTTGAAATTCTGCCCAATGCGGAACAAGGGCTTAAACAAATGCAGGATGCAGGGTTCGGCCTGATAGTTGTTACGAATCAATCAGGAATAGGACGCGGATATTATTCCACTCATGATATGGAAGCTGTAAACAGCAGAATGGAAGAGCTGTTAGCCCCAATCGGGATCAAATTATCCGCAATATACCACTGCCCACATACACCGGAACAAAATTGCAATTGCCGCAAACCTGCACCGGAAATGTTCGACAAAGCTATTAAAGAATTTAAATTAGATCCGAAAAATTGCTACGTAATCGGCGACAAGCTGTGTGACATAGAACTTGGCTTAGCCAAAGGATCCAGCACAATCCTAGTCCGCACAGGCAAAGGGGCGAAAGAAGAACCAAAGTGCAAAGACAAAGCCACATATATTGCTGACGATCTACTTGCTGCGGCTGAATTTATTATAAGTAGGTAA